The Archangium primigenium genomic interval GGGACACCCCCACCTCCAGCGCCCAGGCCCGCACCGGCAGGGGCTCGCCGGCGTCGAGCAGCAGCCGGCGCACGAGGGGCAGCTGCTCGGCGCCCCCGAAGAGCCGCAAGAGCCGCAAGGCACGCATCCGCGTGTCGAAGGCCCCCACGGGCAAGGTGTCGAGGAAGGACAGGAGCTGCGCGCACAGGGGGGCGCGGGAAGACCAGACGAGCGTGAGCATGGGCGATGGGGGGCGCGGCCCGTATAGTAGCCGCACGCGCTCGAGCCCCTTACCCCACCGGAGACCCTCGGCCCATGTCCCTCGCGCCCTCCCTGTCCCTCGCGCCCCTCGCCTTCGTGCAGAGCATCGTCCACGCCGCCAAGCTGGGCGACTTCCCCACGGCCAGCGCGGGCATGTCCCCGAACATCATCTGGACCTCCAACTACCCCGCCCACCGGCTGCCCTTCGGGGGCGAGGTGAAGGGCCCGGACGCCGTGTGCCGGATGCTCGAGCGCATGTTCGCGTCCGCCGAGGCGCTGAGCATGGAGGTGCACAAGGTGGTGGAGCAGGAGGACACCGTCATCGTCATCGGCGTGGAGCAGCTGCGCGTGCGCACCACGGGCAAGACGTTCGCCAACCCGCTCACCTTCGTGGCCACGCTGAGCGAGGGGAAGATCGACACCATGCGCCTGTTCGGCGACTCCTACGCCGTGGTCGAGGCGCTGGGCTCCTCCTTCCCCGCCCCGTGAGCGCTCAGCGCAGGGCCGCGGCGAGGATCTCCGCCGCGCACGCCTCCACGTCGCGCTCGGCCGTGTCGACGACCAGGTCGTAGCGCGCGTCGTAGTGGATCCGCTCCTTCTGCGCGCGCGCCGAGCCCGGGGGCCGGTCCCCCCGGGCCGCCTCCCGGCGTTCGAGGACCTCGAGGCTCGCGGTCACGCCCACCCGGAGCACACGTCGGCCGGCGAAGGCGGGCGCCCATTCATCCTCCGTGTCACCGGGCCGGATCGCCACGTCGTCGACGATCAGGCCATGGCCCAGGCGCGCGAGTTCCGCCACGACCGCCACGTACGCCTCCACCATCTTCCGCCCGTAGGGGCCGATC includes:
- a CDS encoding nuclear transport factor 2 family protein, whose amino-acid sequence is MSLAPSLSLAPLAFVQSIVHAAKLGDFPTASAGMSPNIIWTSNYPAHRLPFGGEVKGPDAVCRMLERMFASAEALSMEVHKVVEQEDTVIVIGVEQLRVRTTGKTFANPLTFVATLSEGKIDTMRLFGDSYAVVEALGSSFPAP
- a CDS encoding chloramphenicol phosphotransferase CPT family protein, with amino-acid sequence MSTSHARIIYLNGPSSAGKSSIARVLQARLPEPYLHIGIDHLIALMPAHLNDWETGRGMPGFGFRAERDAGGVLRRELQIGPYGRKMVEAYVAVVAELARLGHGLIVDDVAIRPGDTEDEWAPAFAGRRVLRVGVTASLEVLERREAARGDRPPGSARAQKERIHYDARYDLVVDTAERDVEACAAEILAAALR